In Stenotrophomonas sp. 610A2, one DNA window encodes the following:
- a CDS encoding ParB/RepB/Spo0J family partition protein, with amino-acid sequence MNAQPAIIQVPLSQLRLSPRNARKTGGQDIEGLAASIAAHNLLQNLTVTPGANDNEYQVVAGGRRLAAMQLLRDRGQLDSEFSVPCKLITDDGVALEASTAENTLREAMHPADQFDAFKDMVDAKKSIPDIAAHFGVTELVVKQRLKLANVAPKLVQVYRDGGMDLEQLQALALTDDKKLQEKVWFGAKNDLNRSARDIRHAITTSEVRGDSTIARFVGLDAYEAAGGPVRRDLFSTRGEVFLGDKALLDKLALDKLEAIAQSERDAGWSWAEAHLGLDYDKLAAFPHFGVGPKRQKPTAEDKERIAVLDARLAEITKLIDEDDESDTLDADGREALEDEANDINTERHAIAEGREVWPAEVMAKAGVVVCIGYSGLQVERGRLCPGQKATASGAVTGSAKDEKKEPAKKVTLSQDMVTRLEMHRAAAIREHVAARPALALQLLLTHLLTKLFTDSYAESVLSLTPTNQHKEARSQIESKFQDLGKAAARKAIDERIANWKKVGLPGKASEIFGWVGKLDQAKQLELLALATALTVSTNSGHRGQALAETFEVDMTAWWTPSADSFVSLVPKSLLAEAVADVDGKAAGEAVLAMKKDAAMADAAKRLQGKGWLPKPLRGAGFQLRKGANLVQTSGDADALKQSNGRRFDVVKTPAKPAAKKAAKKKTAKSASTPSAKASAKKPAKKAAKAAPKKGAK; translated from the coding sequence ATGAACGCACAACCCGCCATCATCCAAGTGCCGCTCTCGCAGCTGCGCCTCTCACCGCGTAACGCCCGCAAGACCGGAGGCCAGGACATCGAAGGCCTCGCAGCCTCGATCGCAGCACACAATCTGCTGCAGAACTTGACCGTCACGCCTGGCGCGAACGACAACGAATACCAGGTCGTCGCCGGCGGCCGCCGCCTCGCCGCAATGCAGCTGCTGCGCGACCGTGGTCAGCTGGACTCGGAGTTCAGTGTCCCGTGCAAGCTGATCACCGACGACGGCGTCGCCCTGGAGGCCAGCACCGCCGAGAACACGCTGCGCGAGGCAATGCACCCGGCCGACCAGTTCGATGCGTTCAAGGACATGGTCGACGCGAAGAAGTCCATCCCCGACATCGCCGCCCACTTCGGCGTTACGGAACTGGTGGTCAAGCAGCGACTGAAGCTGGCGAACGTCGCGCCCAAGCTGGTGCAGGTGTACCGCGACGGCGGCATGGATCTCGAGCAGCTGCAGGCGCTGGCGCTGACCGATGACAAGAAGCTGCAGGAGAAGGTGTGGTTCGGTGCCAAGAACGATTTGAACCGCAGCGCCCGCGACATCCGCCACGCCATCACGACCAGCGAGGTCCGTGGCGATTCCACGATTGCCCGCTTCGTCGGCCTCGACGCCTACGAGGCAGCCGGTGGGCCGGTGCGCCGCGATCTCTTCTCCACCCGCGGCGAGGTGTTCCTCGGCGACAAGGCACTGTTGGACAAGCTCGCCCTGGACAAGCTCGAAGCGATCGCGCAGTCCGAGCGCGACGCCGGATGGTCCTGGGCTGAAGCGCATCTCGGCCTCGACTACGACAAGCTGGCCGCGTTCCCGCATTTCGGTGTGGGGCCGAAGCGGCAGAAGCCCACCGCAGAAGATAAGGAACGCATCGCCGTCCTCGATGCACGCTTGGCCGAAATCACCAAGCTGATCGACGAGGACGACGAAAGCGACACGCTCGACGCCGATGGGCGCGAGGCGCTCGAGGATGAGGCCAACGACATCAACACGGAGCGCCACGCGATCGCCGAAGGCCGCGAGGTGTGGCCAGCCGAGGTAATGGCGAAGGCCGGCGTGGTCGTCTGCATCGGCTACAGCGGCCTGCAGGTTGAGCGCGGTCGCCTGTGCCCCGGCCAGAAGGCGACGGCCTCCGGTGCGGTGACCGGTTCCGCGAAGGACGAAAAGAAGGAGCCGGCGAAGAAGGTGACGCTCAGCCAGGACATGGTCACGCGCCTGGAAATGCATCGCGCGGCCGCGATTCGCGAGCACGTCGCTGCGCGCCCCGCGCTGGCGTTGCAGCTGCTGCTCACACACCTGCTGACCAAGCTCTTCACCGACAGCTACGCCGAGTCGGTGCTGAGCTTGACACCCACCAACCAGCACAAGGAGGCGCGCAGTCAGATCGAGTCGAAGTTCCAGGACCTCGGCAAGGCCGCTGCGCGCAAGGCGATCGACGAGCGCATCGCCAACTGGAAAAAGGTAGGGCTCCCAGGGAAGGCGTCGGAGATCTTCGGCTGGGTCGGCAAGCTCGACCAGGCGAAGCAGCTGGAACTGCTTGCGCTGGCCACCGCACTCACCGTCAGCACCAACAGCGGCCACCGCGGTCAGGCCCTGGCCGAGACGTTCGAGGTAGACATGACCGCCTGGTGGACGCCGAGTGCGGATTCGTTTGTCTCGCTGGTACCGAAGAGCCTGCTGGCTGAGGCGGTGGCGGACGTCGACGGCAAGGCGGCTGGCGAGGCCGTCCTGGCCATGAAGAAGGACGCTGCGATGGCGGATGCGGCCAAGCGCCTGCAAGGCAAGGGATGGCTTCCTAAGCCGCTGCGCGGCGCAGGCTTCCAGCTGCGGAAGGGAGCCAATCTCGTCCAGACATCGGGCGATGCCGACGCGCTGAAGCAGAGCAACGGCAGGCGCTTTGATGTCGTCAAAACGCCGGCGAAACCGGCGGCGAAGAAGGCAGCCAAGAAGAAGACGGCGAAGAGCGCGAGCACGCCAAGCGCTAAGGCGTCGGCGAAGAAGCCTGCTAAGAAGGCTGCAAAAGCGGCGCCGAAGAAGGGGGCCAAGTGA
- a CDS encoding MazG-like family protein, whose product MGYLTNGLTFNALRGANCARLPEFKNARGEPAHSEPDGSDWPLSAWSNAVLGELGEAANIIKKVERGDLTLDEARPALAKEFADFATYLDILAFRAGVDLGRATIATFNEVSDRVGSRVYLTEDDWHYRDGQR is encoded by the coding sequence ATGGGCTATCTGACCAACGGCCTCACTTTCAACGCGCTGCGCGGCGCCAACTGCGCCAGGCTTCCCGAGTTCAAGAATGCCAGGGGCGAACCCGCACACAGCGAGCCGGACGGATCCGACTGGCCGCTGTCGGCCTGGTCGAACGCCGTGCTCGGCGAACTCGGCGAGGCCGCCAACATCATCAAGAAGGTCGAGCGCGGCGACCTCACGCTCGATGAGGCCCGGCCCGCGCTGGCGAAGGAGTTTGCCGACTTCGCGACCTATCTGGACATCCTGGCATTCCGCGCCGGCGTCGATCTCGGCCGCGCAACGATCGCCACGTTCAACGAGGTAAGCGATCGCGTCGGCAGCCGCGTGTACCTGACTGAGGATGACTGGCACTACCGGGACGGGCAGCGATGA
- a CDS encoding site-specific integrase, with translation MAPAGRKRKPDPTIPRHIDQSKIPTGLYWDGRKGGCWYVFDRKPGERPKRKNVATRTATLADLHLIAEARAGKASSKVMRGLAEAFEDSDQFRKLSQNSRDDYSYCKAVVLDFKFPNGGRFGDLVTKRITRPVVQGLIDSLAAGTERDSAGSLIPTPSKAAHVQRYLRRLFRWGENRGYNDMNPADGVELPTERKRRRLPDKDILQDLIKFARANAGGRGQEGSVAPYLWAMIVIGYRCRLRPIEVRTLTDANALKEGIQTNRRKGSRDNITEWSPELREAWDYLVARRKAIWEDEKSTKKGRPANRRPVPFRAEDRHLVVNHVGEPLLKSTFNSAWRRLLDSAVKAEVMSDDHRFGAHDLKRRGITDTPGTRGEKQQASGHKNEAMLDVYDYSVPLVKPAGDGT, from the coding sequence ATGGCACCAGCAGGCAGAAAACGAAAGCCGGATCCGACGATCCCGCGCCACATCGACCAGTCGAAGATCCCGACCGGCCTGTACTGGGATGGCCGCAAGGGCGGCTGCTGGTACGTGTTTGACCGCAAGCCGGGCGAACGCCCCAAGCGCAAGAATGTGGCCACCAGGACCGCGACGCTTGCAGATCTGCACCTCATCGCTGAGGCCCGCGCTGGCAAGGCCAGCAGCAAGGTGATGCGCGGTCTCGCCGAAGCATTCGAGGACAGCGACCAGTTCAGGAAGCTCAGCCAGAACTCGCGCGATGACTATTCCTATTGCAAGGCCGTCGTGCTCGACTTCAAGTTTCCCAACGGCGGCCGCTTTGGGGACCTGGTCACGAAGCGCATCACGCGGCCGGTGGTGCAGGGCCTGATCGATAGCCTCGCCGCCGGCACTGAGCGCGACAGCGCCGGCTCGCTTATCCCGACGCCGAGCAAGGCAGCGCACGTCCAGCGCTACCTACGCCGGCTCTTCCGGTGGGGCGAGAACCGCGGCTACAACGACATGAATCCAGCTGACGGCGTCGAACTCCCCACCGAGCGCAAGCGCCGGCGCCTACCCGACAAGGACATTCTGCAGGACCTGATCAAGTTCGCCCGCGCCAACGCCGGCGGCCGCGGTCAGGAGGGCAGCGTGGCGCCGTACCTGTGGGCGATGATCGTGATCGGCTACCGCTGCCGCTTGCGGCCTATCGAGGTCCGCACGCTCACCGACGCCAACGCCTTGAAGGAAGGCATCCAGACCAATCGGCGCAAGGGCAGCCGCGACAACATCACCGAGTGGTCGCCCGAGCTCCGCGAGGCGTGGGACTACCTGGTCGCTCGCCGCAAGGCCATATGGGAAGACGAGAAGAGCACCAAGAAGGGCCGCCCAGCGAATAGGCGACCCGTGCCATTCCGCGCGGAGGACCGCCACCTGGTCGTCAACCACGTCGGCGAGCCGCTGCTGAAGAGCACCTTCAATTCCGCCTGGCGGCGCCTGCTCGACAGCGCGGTCAAGGCCGAAGTCATGAGCGACGATCACCGCTTCGGCGCCCACGACCTGAAGCGCCGCGGTATCACGGACACGCCTGGCACCCGCGGCGAGAAGCAGCAGGCCAGCGGGCACAAGAACGAGGCAATGCTGGACGTCTACGACTACAGTGTCCCGCTGGTCAAACCGGCCGGGGACGGTACGTAA
- a CDS encoding energy transducer TonB, with protein sequence MVRTQQSSPSLHVEPSRILAYSTALALHALALALLLIPLSQVPIQREAREARWQVPDVKPIVPNPPLPPVDVPVTRTPSPPRQPALAAPVDNAPMPIFATEAVISAPVDVAPAVDTLPSIDPVGPSTPLQGVQLRYLNAPAPSYPRDALIAGAQGTVTLRVLVDVDGSPLEVSVEHSSGNRSLDTAARNQVLRRWKFQPATDGGHPVQAYGLIPVDFKLG encoded by the coding sequence ATGGTCCGCACGCAACAAAGCAGTCCGTCCCTGCACGTAGAACCCTCGCGCATCCTTGCCTACAGCACTGCCCTGGCACTGCACGCCCTTGCCCTCGCGCTGCTGCTGATTCCGCTGTCACAGGTGCCGATCCAGCGAGAGGCGCGTGAAGCACGTTGGCAGGTCCCTGACGTCAAACCCATCGTCCCCAACCCGCCACTGCCACCGGTCGATGTACCAGTAACGCGCACACCTTCACCACCGCGGCAACCGGCACTGGCCGCTCCGGTGGACAACGCGCCGATGCCGATCTTCGCTACCGAGGCGGTGATCAGCGCACCGGTTGATGTGGCGCCGGCCGTCGACACCCTGCCGTCCATCGATCCAGTGGGTCCATCGACGCCGCTACAAGGTGTACAGCTGCGCTACCTCAACGCGCCGGCCCCCAGCTATCCGCGTGACGCGCTGATCGCAGGTGCACAGGGCACGGTGACGTTGCGGGTGCTGGTGGACGTGGATGGTTCGCCACTGGAAGTCAGCGTCGAGCACAGCAGCGGCAACCGCAGCCTCGACACCGCCGCACGCAACCAGGTGCTGCGTCGCTGGAAGTTCCAACCGGCAACCGATGGCGGCCATCCGGTACAGGCCTACGGCCTGATTCCGGTCGACTTCAAACTTGGCTGA
- a CDS encoding SIMPL domain-containing protein, giving the protein MRRTALAPLLLSLSLALGASMTAHAQTVPTVVASDATLLNVSAQAEAHRVPDVATLSAGVVTQAADGNTAMRDNAVQMDKVMAAIKAAGIAERDIQTSGINLSPQYRYAENEAPKITGYQANNTVSLKVRDITKLGKVLDSLAAQGANQINGPSFEIDQPEPVYDEARLAALKKAQARAETYAKSLGLRVRRIVSISEGSQGGFRPMPMMAMAAGRSAKAEMDTAVSPGETTVSVNLDVVFELGR; this is encoded by the coding sequence ATGCGCCGTACTGCCCTTGCTCCACTGCTGCTGTCCCTGTCACTCGCCCTGGGAGCCTCGATGACCGCCCACGCCCAAACCGTGCCCACCGTCGTGGCCAGCGACGCTACCCTGCTCAATGTGTCCGCCCAGGCCGAAGCACACCGGGTTCCGGACGTGGCCACGCTGTCCGCCGGCGTGGTCACCCAGGCAGCCGATGGCAACACCGCCATGCGCGACAACGCCGTGCAGATGGACAAGGTGATGGCTGCGATCAAGGCCGCCGGCATCGCCGAGCGCGACATCCAGACCAGCGGCATCAACCTCAGCCCGCAGTACCGCTATGCCGAGAACGAGGCGCCGAAGATCACCGGCTACCAGGCCAACAACACCGTCAGCCTGAAGGTGCGCGACATCACCAAACTGGGCAAGGTGCTGGACAGCCTGGCCGCGCAGGGCGCAAACCAGATCAATGGCCCCAGCTTCGAGATCGACCAGCCCGAGCCGGTCTACGACGAAGCCCGCCTGGCCGCGCTGAAGAAGGCCCAGGCCCGCGCCGAAACCTATGCCAAGTCGCTGGGTCTGCGCGTGCGCCGCATCGTCAGCATTTCCGAAGGCAGCCAGGGCGGCTTCCGCCCGATGCCGATGATGGCCATGGCCGCCGGCCGCAGCGCCAAGGCGGAAATGGACACTGCGGTGTCGCCGGGCGAAACCACCGTGTCGGTCAACCTCGACGTGGTGTTCGAGCTGGGCCGCTGA
- a CDS encoding Maf family nucleotide pyrophosphatase — MLYLASRSPHRNELLSRLDVPFRALDLDVPEVRAEGEPAEAYVRRVALDKAQAGLALVADDPQAVVLGSDTEVVLGDRVYGKPADAADAAAMLASLAGRTHRVITVVALAAAGRHVLETVISEVSFAPMSAAQIEAYVATGEPMGKAGGYAIQGGAERFISHLAGSYSGVMGLPLQQTAVLLAAFAAGAADDSMDKGE, encoded by the coding sequence ATGCTTTATCTTGCCTCCCGCTCCCCCCACCGCAACGAACTCCTTTCCCGCCTCGACGTGCCATTCCGGGCGTTGGATCTGGACGTGCCTGAAGTGCGGGCGGAAGGTGAACCCGCCGAAGCCTACGTGCGGCGGGTAGCCTTGGACAAGGCGCAGGCTGGTCTGGCCCTGGTGGCCGACGATCCGCAGGCGGTGGTACTGGGCTCGGATACCGAGGTGGTGCTGGGTGACCGGGTCTATGGCAAGCCGGCCGATGCCGCCGACGCGGCAGCCATGCTGGCCTCGTTGGCCGGGCGCACGCACCGGGTGATCACCGTGGTGGCCCTGGCCGCCGCCGGCCGACATGTGCTGGAAACGGTGATCTCGGAAGTGAGCTTCGCGCCGATGAGCGCGGCGCAGATCGAGGCCTACGTCGCCACCGGTGAGCCGATGGGCAAGGCTGGCGGCTATGCCATCCAGGGCGGGGCGGAGCGTTTCATCAGTCATTTGGCGGGCAGCTACTCCGGGGTGATGGGGCTGCCGCTGCAGCAGACCGCCGTGTTGCTGGCGGCCTTTGCCGCCGGCGCGGCCGACGATTCCATGGACAAGGGGGAGTGA
- the rng gene encoding ribonuclease G: MSEEILVNVTPRETRVAVIENGMLQELHIERGWRRGVVGNIYKGKVQRVMPGMQAAFVEVGLDRAAFLHANDVVRPAPVAADTDETAPSLPLPSSVPIVELLRDGQDVVVQVVKDPISTKGARLTTQISIPSRYLVLLPQSKMVGVSARIEDEGERARLKSLVTEISAQHGGYGYIVRTNAEGQPAEALAEDISYLSRVWAVVERRGREAPPCSIIYEDLSLPLRSVRDLIRKDVDKVKVDSKETFTQLQAFVAKYMPVLGEKLELYTGDRPIFDMFGVEDEIVRALNKQVPLKSGGYLVIDQTEAMTTIDVNTGSFVGQRNLEETVFRTNLEAAQTVARQLRLRNLGGIIIIDFIDMDDAEHRRQVLRTLEKALARDHAKTTVYDFSPLGLVEMTRKRTVESLERQLSETCPQCSGRGSIKTAETVTYEIFREITRAVRQFEAARLLVIASSKVVARITDEESAAVAELEEFLGKSIRFQADDQYLQEQFDVVLL; encoded by the coding sequence GTGTCCGAAGAGATCCTGGTCAATGTCACCCCGCGCGAAACCCGCGTGGCAGTGATTGAAAACGGCATGTTGCAGGAACTGCATATCGAGCGCGGTTGGCGCCGTGGCGTGGTCGGCAACATCTACAAGGGCAAGGTGCAGCGGGTGATGCCGGGCATGCAGGCCGCGTTCGTCGAGGTGGGGCTGGACCGCGCTGCGTTCCTGCATGCCAACGACGTGGTGCGTCCGGCACCGGTGGCGGCCGATACCGACGAAACCGCGCCCAGCCTGCCGTTGCCGTCCTCGGTGCCGATCGTGGAGTTGCTGCGCGACGGCCAGGACGTGGTGGTGCAGGTGGTCAAGGACCCGATCAGCACCAAGGGCGCGCGCCTGACCACGCAGATCAGCATTCCCTCGCGTTACCTGGTGCTGCTGCCGCAGTCGAAGATGGTCGGCGTCTCGGCGCGCATCGAGGATGAAGGCGAGCGCGCGCGGCTGAAATCGCTGGTCACCGAGATCTCGGCGCAGCACGGCGGCTACGGCTACATCGTGCGCACCAATGCCGAGGGCCAGCCGGCCGAGGCACTGGCCGAAGATATTTCCTATCTGTCGCGGGTATGGGCGGTGGTGGAACGGCGTGGTCGCGAAGCGCCGCCGTGCAGCATCATCTATGAAGACCTGAGCCTGCCGCTGCGTTCGGTACGCGACCTGATCCGCAAGGACGTGGACAAGGTCAAGGTCGACTCCAAGGAGACCTTCACCCAGCTGCAGGCCTTCGTCGCCAAATACATGCCGGTGCTGGGCGAGAAGCTGGAGCTGTATACCGGCGACCGTCCGATCTTCGACATGTTCGGGGTCGAGGACGAGATCGTCCGCGCCTTGAACAAGCAGGTGCCGCTCAAGTCCGGTGGCTACCTGGTCATCGACCAGACCGAGGCGATGACCACCATCGACGTCAACACCGGTTCCTTCGTCGGCCAGCGCAATCTGGAAGAAACCGTGTTCCGCACCAACCTGGAGGCGGCGCAGACGGTGGCGCGGCAGCTGCGGCTGCGCAACCTGGGCGGCATCATCATCATCGACTTCATCGACATGGATGACGCCGAGCATCGCCGCCAGGTGCTGCGCACGCTGGAAAAGGCGCTTGCGCGCGACCACGCCAAGACCACGGTGTATGACTTCTCGCCGCTGGGTCTGGTCGAAATGACCCGCAAGCGCACCGTCGAGAGCCTGGAAAGGCAGCTGTCGGAAACCTGCCCGCAGTGCAGTGGCCGCGGCAGCATCAAAACCGCCGAAACCGTAACTTATGAGATCTTCCGCGAGATCACCCGTGCCGTGCGTCAGTTCGAGGCCGCGCGCCTGCTGGTGATTGCATCGAGCAAAGTGGTCGCGCGCATCACCGACGAAGAGTCGGCAGCGGTGGCCGAGCTGGAGGAGTTCCTCGGCAAGAGCATCCGCTTCCAGGCGGATGATCAGTACCTGCAGGAGCAGTTCGATGTTGTACTGCTCTGA